The DNA region TGAAAGAAGTGGTGGGATTGGATGGTTCCCCCGATGCCAATAGAACTGCAAACATCTTAAATAAAGTAATCCAGAAGTCTTATGATCTTCTAAAGGACCATCCCATTAATGTAAAGCGAAGTGAAACTGGAAAACCCCCTGCCAACATCATATTACCTCGTGGTGCAGGTGCAGTTCCTGAAGCAGAACCTTTTAATGAAAAATATGGCCTTAAATCCGCGTGTATTGCTGAAACAGGACTTATACAGGGAATTGCAAATATTGTGGGCATGGACATCATAGAAGTTGAAGGAGCCACTGGTGGAGTGGACACCAATCTGGACAATATCACAGATAGCATTATTAAAAATGCAACACTTGATTATGATTTTATTCTTATCAACATAGATGGGGCAGATGAAGCTGGGCACGATGGAAACCTAAATGAAAAAGTTCAGTTCCTGGAAAAAGTGGATGATGTTGTAGGGCGAGTAATGGAAGTTGAAGATCTTTATTTCATCCTAACTGCGGATCATTCCACCCCAATTTCGGTTATGGATCACACTGGAGACCCGGTTCCCCTGATAATTAAAGGTCCAGATGTCCGGGTGGATCAAGTTGATGAATTCAATGAGAGGGCTGCTACCCAGGGGGGTATGTGCAGGATTAGGGGTAGTGACATTATGAACATACTTATGGATCTCATGAACCGATCCAGCAAATTCGGAGCGTGAGACATTGGAACCTAACATTCCAAAACTCTTCGGCACCTCTGGAATAAGGGGGAAAGTAGGAGACGAAATAACTCCAGAACTAGCTTTAAATGTAGGAAGAGCCATTTCAACCTATCTTGGTATAGGACATGACGTGGTTATGGGATATGACACCAGAACTTCAAATCTGATGCTGGAAAGAGCGGTTAGTGCTGGTATCTTGCAAGGAGGGTGTAATGTTTTGAGTGTGGGAATGGTTCCCACACCAATAGTAGGTTACGCCACCATGAAACTTGGAGCCAATGCTGGAGTAATGATTACTGCATCTCACAACCCTTCCCCAGACAATGGAATTAAACTGTGGAATCCTGATGGTATGGCTTATCTTCAAAAACAGGAAAGAATTATTGAAAAGATAATCCACGAAAAAAAGTTTTTTAATGCATCCTGGCAAGATATTGGGAAGATTAGAGATGTGAGTGCTGTAGTCAATGATTATATTGAAGATCTGCTGGATTCAGTGAATATTGCACCAGGTCTTAAGGTAGTTGTTGATTGTGCAAATGGTGCTGCTTCTTATCTATCTCCTTTGATCCTTAGAAAAGCTGGTTGTCAAGTAGTCAGTTTAAATGCACAACCAGATGGGTTTTTCCCAGGGAGAAAACCAGAACCTTCCGCTGCCAACCTGCAAGAACTCATGAAAGTAGTGAAAGCCACAGGAGCGGATTTGGGAATAGCTCATGATGGTGATGCAGATCGAATGGTGGCCGTGGATGATGAGGGTAGAATGGCAGATTTCGATAAACTTTTAGCCCTGGTATCAGCAGAAATAGGTGGTTGTGTGGTTACCACCGTGGACGCCTCAGCCTGCATTGACCGTACTATGAAAGAAGTAGAGGGCACCGTGGAAAGGACTAAAGTGGGTGATGTGCACGTGGCAGAGATGATCCATGATATAAATGCAACTTTTGGAGGCGAACCATCTGGAACATGGTTACATCCACAGTTTTGCATGTGTCCTGATGGTATATTATCTGCCCTCCGGGTTATAGAACTGGTTCAAAATAAAGGACCCCTGTCAAAGCTTCTGGATGATATAGTAAGTTATCCTACAATTAGAGATAAAATAAATTGTCAGGACTACCAGAAAGAAAAAATCATGCAAATGGCAGAAACTGATCTTTCCTCACTTTTTGATGATGTGGTGGATGTCAACCTTAAAGACGGAGTTAGAATTTCTTTTTCTGATGGAAGTTGGGTTCTTGTTAGACCTTCTGGGACAGAATCATTCATCAGAATAACTTTAGAGGGAATGACAGAGGATAAAGCTCAGATAATACATGAAAAATCCGCAAGATTCATAGAAAAGTTCATATAGAACTTTATTTTTAGATATTCCTGACTATCATATTTTTATGTGACTGTTGGCCATTACAACAAAAAAAAATTCTTAAAAATTAGAAGAGGAGTTCTTATGAGGGCAGTTATACTTACCGCAGGTGAAGGGACCAGAATGAGGCCATTAACACTCACCAGGCCGAAAACTATGCTCCCCGTAGGTGGAAAACCACTTTTAGAATACAATGTCGAAGCTTTGCGGGAAGCCGGAATAAAAGACATTATCATGGTGGTTGGTTACCAAAAAGAGTCTGTAGAGGAATATTTCAAAGACGGAAGCAGATTAGGAGTTAATATTAGTTATATAACTCAAGAAAAACGTTTAGGTACGGCTCACGCCATAGGACAGGCGGCTGAGACAGTGAGTACTGATAATGATGCTATTATAGTGACCAATGGCGATATAATTCTTGCTAATTCCCTGATAAAAAGTTTGATTGGCAAATATAATGAATCTCAAGCACAATCAATTCTTGTTTTAACAGAAGTGGATGATCCTTCTTCATTTGGCGTTGTAGAAATTGAGGAGGATCATATAAAAGATATAATGGAAAAACCATCCCCTGGGGAGGCTCCCAGTAACCTGATTAACGCCGGCATCTACCTTTTTGATCAGACCATATTCCAGGCAATAGAAAAGACTGAAAAATCAGAAAGAGGAGAATATGAAATAACAGATTCCCTTAAAATTCAGATCAGTCAAGGTGATAATGTTTTAGGCCTCATATCCCATGATAAATGGATCGATGTGGGGCGTCCCTGGGAATTTTTAGAATTGAATGAACATTATTTAGAAAAATCAGAATCTGTGATTGAAGGGGAAATAGAAGATGGTGTTACCATTCACGGCCCCATCATACTGAAAGAGGGGAGTATTATCCGATCTG from Methanobacterium petrolearium includes:
- the glmM gene encoding phosphoglucosamine mutase, coding for MEPNIPKLFGTSGIRGKVGDEITPELALNVGRAISTYLGIGHDVVMGYDTRTSNLMLERAVSAGILQGGCNVLSVGMVPTPIVGYATMKLGANAGVMITASHNPSPDNGIKLWNPDGMAYLQKQERIIEKIIHEKKFFNASWQDIGKIRDVSAVVNDYIEDLLDSVNIAPGLKVVVDCANGAASYLSPLILRKAGCQVVSLNAQPDGFFPGRKPEPSAANLQELMKVVKATGADLGIAHDGDADRMVAVDDEGRMADFDKLLALVSAEIGGCVVTTVDASACIDRTMKEVEGTVERTKVGDVHVAEMIHDINATFGGEPSGTWLHPQFCMCPDGILSALRVIELVQNKGPLSKLLDDIVSYPTIRDKINCQDYQKEKIMQMAETDLSSLFDDVVDVNLKDGVRISFSDGSWVLVRPSGTESFIRITLEGMTEDKAQIIHEKSARFIEKFI
- a CDS encoding 2,3-bisphosphoglycerate-independent phosphoglycerate mutase; protein product: MKGIIMIIDGMADRPLEELGNKTPLEAAKTPNMDRMAQLGINGIMDSIKPGIRPGSDTAHLSILGYDPYKVYTGRGPFEAAGVGVNVLPGDIAFRCNFSTANEEVIITDRRAGRIREGTADLANTLNSMELEEDVEVIFKESTGHRAVLVLRGEGLSDQVSDADPKHDGKKVKEVVGLDGSPDANRTANILNKVIQKSYDLLKDHPINVKRSETGKPPANIILPRGAGAVPEAEPFNEKYGLKSACIAETGLIQGIANIVGMDIIEVEGATGGVDTNLDNITDSIIKNATLDYDFILINIDGADEAGHDGNLNEKVQFLEKVDDVVGRVMEVEDLYFILTADHSTPISVMDHTGDPVPLIIKGPDVRVDQVDEFNERAATQGGMCRIRGSDIMNILMDLMNRSSKFGA
- the glmU gene encoding bifunctional sugar-1-phosphate nucleotidylyltransferase/acetyltransferase — protein: MRAVILTAGEGTRMRPLTLTRPKTMLPVGGKPLLEYNVEALREAGIKDIIMVVGYQKESVEEYFKDGSRLGVNISYITQEKRLGTAHAIGQAAETVSTDNDAIIVTNGDIILANSLIKSLIGKYNESQAQSILVLTEVDDPSSFGVVEIEEDHIKDIMEKPSPGEAPSNLINAGIYLFDQTIFQAIEKTEKSERGEYEITDSLKIQISQGDNVLGLISHDKWIDVGRPWEFLELNEHYLEKSESVIEGEIEDGVTIHGPIILKEGSIIRSGTYIMGPVYIGENCDIGPNTFLRKHTSIGDDVNVGNAVEIKNSIIMDGTNVNHLSYVGDSIIGADCNIAAGTNIANLRFDDGGVKVTVKGKRINSGRRKMGVIFADGVKTGINTSFNPGVTVGLNSSVGSGAIIYRDIPDNKVVIHHQMQEMKDKK